The following nucleotide sequence is from Solanum dulcamara chromosome 7, daSolDulc1.2, whole genome shotgun sequence.
CCTAATGGGGCACTCTGAATGGAGCTCCTCGACTAGAGTCTCACCTTAAGCGCGAAGGACACGTGGATAGACTCCTAGTTGTTTGCTGATGTGTAAATGTAACCGTAGCCTCCCTATTTATGCTCTTCGTTCTCATCCATTTCCACTCACTACCACCCCACTCTCCTCAcgccttcttttttttcctttttcaagcAAATCTCAATCTAAATCCATAAAACCTATACAtacaaattcatatttatacGTATCGTCTTCCATTGATCTAGGGTTTCACTGTTGTTTGTATCGATTGGCACTAATTGAGGACGGAGGAATTCGAGATCCGAGACAAGGACGGAGGAATTCGTTTGTTAGACGGAGATTTCGAACTGATCGCTCTCTCTTCACTGTTGCCACTCAGTGCGGAGAGGTAATTACAGCTTTTGATTtagtttgtgattttttttataaccgtTTCGTGTTGTTACTGGATGTTGATTGTTTGATATATGTAGGTTTCTGTGAAATGGCGTCGAATGAGGGATTTCTGACTGAAGGACAGAGGGAGATGTTGAAAACTGCACCGCTGAATGTGGATGTTTTGTCATCTTCTCCCAAGTCTCCTACTCTGAAGTCTCCAGGTGCTGCTGCTGCTAAGTCTTCGTCTGTACTTTTGGCGGAACATCACGTCAAGGCACCAGGCGGTGGAAAGGCAACCACGGCTGGGATTGCTGTGAGACATGTACGAAGGACGCACTCAGGGAAGCATATTCGTGTTAAGAAGGGTGAGTGTTCTCTGCTGAATCGTGATGACATTTTAGTTCAACTCAAGTTTCAATTTGGTATTTGAGATTCTGAATTATGACCTATTTTTATTGTAATTATATTGTTGAAGTGATTCTAATCTAGTGTGAGTAGTTGAATTGCTAATGACATTGTAAATCCCTTTATGGAGGGTGACAGTGGGCTAATATTTACTTACTTTCACACGTTGAATGTGGATTGATGTACTTCCTAGATGAACTTAGTTTGTTCTTAGTTTTAAAACAATCGTGTCAGGGATAGACTTTGATAGTGAgccaagaaagaaaaaaagaaaagaaatgatgTAGCCAAGGGAAGATTTTACCTTAGGCCAAGCGGTGTCAATGGTCACATGACACTGCTTGTCGGAAATTCTTActgaatatgtatatataattaaaagacGGATCAAAATAGAGGGTATATTGAGTAAAATGACACTCCAAAAGGAGCCACACAGCTCATATGGTCCacatttattattgttttaatttttgcGCTTCAATCTACAAAATGATACCCCATCCAGGTTCAAACCCGCTGACCTCTTGGTAGTTAACACTTGACAAAATGTTGAACCAATTACTCCAAAATCATATCAGCAAATTTGGTGACAATGGGATACGCTTTAATAGTGacccaaaaagaaaataagaaaataaaatgttgTAGCGCGGGGCAGATTCACCTTAGGCCTAAGGTGAATCTCCCCCCCCCTGTTTCATTAAGATTCACCTTAGGCCAAGCGGGTCACGTGACACTGCTTCGTCGGTAATTTTTActgaatatgtatatataattaaaagacAACAAAAATAGAGGGTATATCATGTAAAAATGACACTCCTTGACACAAGGAGCCACACAACTCATATGGTGAGGTGCCTTAGTTTTCAATATAGATGTCGCAAGTTCTAATTGTGGTGGCTGcatttattattgttttgaaGTTTTTGCGCTTCAATCTACACAATGATACACCATCCAGGTTCGAACTGCTGACCTCTTAGTAGTTAATACTTAACAAAATGTTAAGTATCAGTAATTTTGGCAACAAAGGGATAGGCTTTAATGGTgaccaaaaaagaagaagaaaagaaatgttGTAGCCAGGGGAGGCTTTACCTTAAGGAAAGCGGTGTCACGTTCCACTGCTTTGATGGATTTTCTTtgactgaatatatatatataattaagagAGAAAAAATTAGAGGGTATATTGAGTAAAATGACACTCCTTGACACAAGGAGACACACAACTCATATGGTCCAGTGCCGTAGTTTTCAATATAGATGTCGCGAGTTCTAATCGCGGTGGCcacatttattaaaaaaaattagtgggTATATTGAGTAAAATGACACTCCTTGACACAAGGAGCCACACAGCTCATATGGTCCGGCACCGTAGTTTTCAATATAGATGTCGCGGGTTCTAATCGCGGTGGCCACATTTATTATTGTTTAAAAGTTTTTGCGCTTCAATCTACAAAATGATACACCATCCAGGTTCGAACCACTAACCTCTTGGTAGTTAACACTTAACAAAATGTTGAACCAATTACTCCAAAATCGTATCAGTAAAATTTGGCGACAAAATCTATTTGGATGTATTGAGAAGAATGTGGCTTCTTCCCTAATTAGTTCTTGtgctatgtttttttttctttcctttcatcTTCTTACTCGCCAATGATATTGATTAAGAATGATTTGTAGAATCAAATGAATAATGACTTGTTTAGTAATTGTTTGGTACCCTATATAAAAAAAGGTGTTTCGTATAACTTTTAATGAggtaatttaattttgaatacaTTTAAAGAAACAAAAACTCACTACATTAATTTGTGTTTTATTTGCATTTCCTTCCTtttatcatatgatatgttacattattttatttgtttgttcTCATTTAAAATGCGACACTGCTTACGAAAATCCTGCCTATGCCACTAGGCCGGTAGCACAGAGGACTATGTATAAAGCAATGCTTCTTTCTCATGTTAATTTGATGCTCCAAGAGTTCCCGAtaagtctatatatataatagataatatCAAGTAGGAGATTAGGTCTTTTCTTATGTATTTTGTTAGAAAAGGAGAATATTAATCAAACATTAATTCCTATTTGCTTATATAGTTCCTGTTAAAGGAAGTTACTATATTATTgctttcattttatttatcagtTCTTTTCTTTAAGTCAGTGTTTTTTCATAAAACTGGATGATAAGTGAAATATGTCTAGAGGAACTCTTCCAACTTTAGTTTTAGATATATTCACTGCGGGAGCTCTTCATTTACAGCATTCTTTCAAAATGTTTCAATGTATCCTTCACTGCTGAGTAATTCTtagttttatcatttttaattaGAAATGTCTTGATATCCTTGTGAATCTGGTGGCTCTATACTTTGATGTCAACACACTGCTTTTGGGCTACATACAATTTTTGTGACGCTGTCTGTGCAAATCATTCAAACCCATTTAAGAGGATATAGCTGTTATAGCTTTAATAGGTGTGTCCTGAGCACTGAGTGTTTTCAGGAAGAAGCATTCGGTAGATCGCTTTGCATTTTAATAAGTTGTTGAGATTAGTCTGACAAGTATATCAGCATATGAGCTGTGGAAATCCAATGGTTGTTAGTAGATAAAAGCCAACAGGTAAATGTTTGTTTTAAACTAATTAGAAGTTGAAGTGTCAAAGCTGATTGTGAAGCATCAAAGGATAATCTAAACCAAGTGCTAATATACAGGGAATGCAATATTGAGTATTATTTGTCTGGTGCACCTGTGGTGTTAATTTGGTTTTACCTGTTGGGATCTTGGGTATGATTTGTTTATTTCCCCCTTCTATCAAAGCCTGAAGTTACATTCATTAGAGTTAGTTGCATCTACAtaatgtttttgtttttttatttgtagTACAAGTTACTTCCTTAGTGTAATTTTGCTTTCTTTCTTCCTTGTGATATAGCCTTCAGTGTTCTCAATTGCAAGTATCACGCAGCTTGtaaatgttttttctttttcatttctttctctGCACATATACTGAAGGCTTTCCTGCATTTGATGGTCTAAAACAGATGGAGCCGGCGGTAAAGGTACCTGGGGAAGATGGTTAGATACTGATGGTGAATCTCATATCGATAAGAATGATCCCAACTATGATAGTGGTGAGGTGAGTCTTACAGAAACTACACTGGCCTAGGTGATAAAATAACTTTAGATTTGGTTATATACTTATATTACATGTTACATTATTCTTCATTGGAGTACTATTgttcatcatatatttattttggaataattgatcaaataagttcATTTTTTGGCAATGTAACATTGTATAATATACCAGAATGCTCCCATAATGCCTGCATTACACAATTGTGGCTTATAACGGAGAAAAAGGCAATTTAAAGAATGGTTAAGGGAATCATTAGTGAGAAAGAAACAATGCGAAGGAAGATTAAAGTTCAATCTTAAATATCATGATTGTATAGGGAAGAGCCAATGTGAAGGTTCACAACAACAGGGTATTTTTCTGTAGAAAGCAATGCAAAGTTATTCTCCCTAGTTGtctattatctattttttacaCCATGGTtagtttattttctttctttttctggcAGCTTACATCTGCCTCCTTAGTGAATAGTCTGTTATgactttccatttttttttctctttttagtaATTTAACAGAGAAGTTGTACTAAGACTTGAACACATGAACCTTTCCACTAAGGAACCTACTGGAGTGCGCCCACAATTGTTTCTTTGTCATAGTCCACATTTATCTTCATATTTTATCTAATCAAATTTAATGGTTAAGTAGTGGCTGTTAACAAAATTAATGTTTTGAGGAGTATTTTGACTTTAAATCTTAGGTTTTATAGGGATACACGGAGGACATACCCCCTGTTAAGGAAATTTGCAATTTTCCATATGCTAACTCCATTTTTCGTGAACTAATTGATTCATTTTATGGCTGTTTGATTTTTCGCGGAAACTGCCTCAGTAATTCTCATGAAAGTTgttatattgttgttgtcttCCTCCTCCTTGACTGAACAGGAGCCGTATGAGCTTGTTGGAACTGCTGTCTCTGATCCATTAGACCACTACAAGAAATCTGTAGCATCAATTATTGAGGAATACTTCAGCACTGGTGACGTTGAAGTGGCTACGTCTGATCTCAAGGAATTAGGTTCAACTGAGTATCACCCATATTTTATTAAGAGGCTTGTTTCTATGTCAATGGATAGGCATGATAAGGAGAAGGAAATGGCTTctgttcttctttctgcactttaTGCTGATGTTATCAACCCTACCCAGATTAGTCGGGGATTTTTCATGCTTGTGGAGTCTGCTGATGACTTGGCAGTGGACATACCAGATACTGTTGATATCCTCGCTTTGTTTATCGCACGGGCTGTGGTCGATGACATTCTTCCACCTGCTTTTATCGCAAGAGCCAGAAAAATGCTTCCAGAATCCTCCAAGGGGATACAGGTGCTGCAAACTGCTGAGAAGAGCTATCTCTCAGCACCACACCATGCAGAACTTGTTGAGAGGCGCTGGGGTGGCAGCACCCATTTCACTGTTGAGGAAGTCAAGAAAAGAATTGCTGATCTATTGAGGGAGTATGTTGAGAGTGGAGACACTGCTGAGGCCTGTAGATGCATAAGAAAATTGGAAGTTTCTTTTTTCTATCATGAAGTTGTCAAGAGAGCTTTAGTTTTAGCCATGGAGATGCAGTCTGCTGAACCACTTATTCTGAAACTTTTAAAGGAGGCCGCAGAAGAGGGTCTTATAAGTTCCAGTCAAATGGTGAAGGGCTTTTCTAGGATGGCTGAGAGTATCGATGATCTTTCTCTGGATATTCCTTCTGCAAAAACGTCATTCCAGTCAGTTGTTCCTCGGGCAATCTCTGAGGGATGGCTTGATGCATCTTTCCTGAAAGCCTTAGGTGAAGATGGGCAAGCAAATGGTCCAGACGATGAAAAAGTGAAGCACTACAAAAAACAGATAGTTAATATAATCCATGAATATTTCCTCTCAGATGACATTCCGGAGCTAATCCGGAGTTTGGAAGATTTTGGGGCACCAGAGTATAATCCCATTTTCCTGAAGAAGCTAATTACCCTTGCCATGGACAGGAAAAACAAGGAGAAGGAAATGGCATCTGTTTTGCTTTCTGCACTTCATATTGAGATTTTTTCTACTGAAGACATAGTCAATGGATTTGTGATGCTACTGGAATCCGCAGAAGATACAGCACTGGACATTTTAGATGCTTCCAATGAACTAGCTCTTTTCCTTGCTAGGGCTGTAATAGATGATGTCCTTGCTCCACTGAATTTGGAGGAGATAACGAACAGGTTGCCACCAAATTGCAGCAGCGGTGCTGAGACTGTCTGCATGGCTCAATCACTTCTATCCGCACGCCATGCTGGAGAGAGGATCCTAAGATGTTGGGGTGGTGGGACTGGCTGGGCTGTGGAGGATGCAAAGGATAAAATTCAAAAGCTTCTTGAGGAATTTGAAAGTGGTGGTGTTATCAGTGAAGCTTGCCAATGCATACGAGATATTGGGATGCCATTCTTCAATCATGAGGTAGTGAAGAAAGCTTTGGTTATGgcaatggagaagaagaatgaTAGGATGCTGGATTTGCTGCAAGAGTGCTTTAATGAGGGGCTTATCACCATAAACCAGATGACTAAAGGCTTTGGGAGGATCAAGGATGGGCTTGATGATCTGGCTCTTGACATTCCCAATGCAAAGGATAAATTTGCGTTTTATGTGGAGCACGCCAAAGGAAGAGGCTGGCTGTTACCTTCCTTTGGGTTACCAGATGCATCTTGATAAGTAGATTCATATACATTAGATCATTTCATCTGTGTATGTTGTTCGTTATTGTCTTCCCTTAGTGTAGCTCGTACCCTTTACTTGGGAGTAGATGGACAGTGACTTTCCAATCCTCTCAGATTTCTCTTTCATTAGTAGTTTTTAAATGATGGATGTTGATGTAAAAGTTGGGGCTCTGGTGTTCCTCTCCTGTAGTGAACACAAACTGCATTACCTTAATCTTTACTATTTTCCAGAATGATGTTTGTACAGATAATTTACATAATTCTGTGCTTgctgaagtttttttttttttttgaggtcATTACGTAATTAACTTGCATGTTTGTAGTTTTGCAGAGACTACTTTGACCTGAGTTATCTTGTTTAATCAAGAGCGCTAATATGAGTTCATGTGCTATATTgttgaagaaataaataaaagtgaattGCTTTAGTAAAGTGAAGAAGGAAAAACTTTGGATTTTGATTTTAATAGGTTAAATGATCATTGCTAGATTAGAGAGTTCGAATCTAGAAGACTGTAAACATTGAgttaaaataatacatagaatTGAGTTAAGTTGCAACAGTAAGGCATGATAGAAAAACTGGATCATGGACAATTACTGAGAGCTGTCAAACTACGAAGAAGAACATAGTCCTCGTGAGGAAGCTATTGTATGATACCATAAAGGAGAGTCTGGAGCCAAAAGTGCAGCAttcttttacaaaaattccCAAAAGGCAAAGAAATTTAGGATGAAAACAAAAGGGCAAAGGCGCTAGTAGAAGATCCAGCATGCAGAACACGGCGATCATTAGAAATTCACAAATTAGAAATGCCCCCTTTCCTGACTGCAATCGTAAGATCAAGATCAGAAGTTATGATTTCTAGTCCGTGTGCCGCGAGTGGCTTCTCGATGAATAAGCTGCGATTGCTCTTGAGCCCTTTAACCTTGTCCTTTGTCCCTTAATGGCCCTTACTCCAAGGCTCATGCGacttacataaaaaatagaatGATTAAACGTCTTAGAGAGAATTAAAATCACACTTACCTTTTATCTAACTCTTGTAACAAAATGGATAATGTATCTAACATATAAACCAGGAAAATTTTTAAAGTATTCAACTGGTAAAATGGAGGATGCAGCATTTCGTCGACCAATCTGTTTTTCTTTCCGATAATTGATAACTTCAGTTTCCGAAATGGGGATTGAGGCATTAGAACTGTTGTCTTGTCCAAGCCAAATGCCAAAGTTCGATAAGCCAATAtcacatttttattttctttttactttatCAATATGGCTATATGAACAATGTAGAGTAAAGTAAGGGCATCAATGTAACTTCCTAATAACCAAACCCTAACCCGTACGAGGCTGAAATGGAGCTCCAGAAATAGAAACGACACGTGGATGATGACGTGCACCTTTAATCTTAGACTATAGCCTCCCTATTTATATAATAACTCTTTACATTCTCATCCATTTCAACTCAGCTTCTCAATCTAAATCCACAAAACCTATACAtacaaaacataataatttaCTCTTCTGCTTCACTGATCTAGGGTGTAATCAGTATACTGGAAGATTGTTTTGAAGATCGGATTCTCGATTTTGTATCCTCTCTTGGCTCACCGATCAAGAGCCAAGGAACAGAGGAATTCATTGTTTTACGACGGATAGGTGAAAAAGACAGGATTCTCGATAGTTGTGTTGATTTTGTTAAGAGGAGAGTTGATGGTTTGATATGTGCAGGTTTTGGTGAAATGGACTCAAGTGAGGGATTTCTGACTGAACAACAGAGGGAAATGCTGGATATAGCACCGCAGAATGTGGAGGTTttgtcatcttctccaaagtCACCCACAATGAAATCTCCAGGTGCTAAatcctcttctcttctcttgtcGGAACATCATGTGAAGGCACCAGGCGGTGGGAAGGCATCCACGGCTGGTATTGCTGTCCGACATGTAAGGCGTACACATTCAGGGAAGCATATCCGGGTTAAGAAGGGTGAGTATTATTACTTTTTGGATGAATCAATTTTTACTTCTTCTTAAGTTTTTGTATTGAATTTTTTAATACCCAGTCAACTGACCACATCCTGGTGCTTCTTATTGAGCTTAAGATGAAAGAAGTTAGTGTGTCTAACTGATTGAAATTTACACGCCCTTTTGAAGGGATGCATTAGGAAAATTTGGAACTTTTCTGGCATTATTTCTGGATTAATGTACTTTGTAAATGGACTTAATTTGCTCTTAGGTGTAAAACAATCACGCCTTGGTTAGGCTATTATAGTTCAAAAAGAGGCCACAGTGCAGAGAATTGTACATAAGGCAACACTTCTTTTTCATTTCACGTGAATACTCCAAGAGTTCCCTGTGAAAGGTTGATTAAGGATTTAAATTTGATGAGTTCAACCTGTAAGGTATTATCACTTAGCCCATTGCATTTTTAAACCACGTGCTCAAAATCTTATATTTGTTAAAATTTTAGTACTTTTCACTTGGTGTATATTTTCATTTCATGTCAAAATAACTGAGTTCAATTGAACTTAAGCTCCATTCTGCCTATGTTCCTCTAAGCACCTATATTGTATGAGTTCAGTTGAACTCATGCTGCATTCTGCGTATGTTCCCTATATACTCCACAGTCTACACAATATCAATAATTCAGGAGAGTACTCATTTGCTCAAGATTGTTCCCTAGTGATCAATAAAGTGGAAAATTACTTGGAGATCAAGGTTCAAATTCAAACCGAGCTTTTATAAATACCGAGTAATTTTTCTCATCTCCAATGTATTTTGACACCATTGCACTAGCAATTATGTTCACATACGATTTTTAACGAGTTTCAAGGATTTTAATTCATTTGACAAGTCATTTTTAGAACTTGAGGTGATGTTTTCCTTATCTTGGCAAGTTTTCAGTTAGTCcttcaataacaacaacaacatatcaagtGTAATCCCTTTTGTGGAGTCTGGGGAGGGGAGGGTGTACATAaatcttacccctaccttgggggtagagaggttgtttatGATAGAACCTCGGCTCAATTAGTCGTTcaacattttcttttattactaATATAATACACATATCAAGTTAATTACTTGTAAATGGGTGTAATATCCGGGACACGAGGGAGGTAGAAGGGCAGTAGAGCTCTATCACCTTTGCCGAGTCAAATGGCGTTGAATAAAGGAGGACAGGCGGAGTAGTGTATATACTTTTGGgtgggtggggggggggggacacCTCTTATGAATTTTCGTGGATATGTGAGCAGTGTGTTCTGTTGATGCCAAAAAACTGTTTATGTTCACCACACAAAAATCTAACTAATAAGAGCTGAAGTTTGTTAGTACATCCTTGCCCAAGGGTACATGATAGATAGTGCAAGCATTTTTCTGACATTAGGTTCTTCAGGCGCATGAGTTTTTCTTTGTGGTTCCCTCCGTCTTCCCCAATCTCTCTCCATCTCTCTCTCATGTTTGTTGACAAGTGTGCAGCTCTCGCTGAGAGATCTGTGAGGTACTAGCCTAGGCTTTGGTAATACTCCTTGTCTTGCCTCATCCTCCGAAATCCTTgcctatgaatttttcaaaaaaggaAGCCTGGAAACTGACTGATGTCTTCAATTTCTCTTACATACTTTATCAGTGTTCTTGAATGCGAAAGCATGCAGCTTGTATGTTTTTTCcatgtatttttttctttctccttcTACTGAAGGCTTATCTTTATTTGATGGTGAGAAACAGATGGTGCTGGTGGTAAAGGCACTTGGGGAAAATTGCTCGATATTGATGTTGAATCTCATCTTGATAGAAATGATCCCAACTATGATAGTGGTGAGGTGAGTCTTGCCGCTTACTATACTTCTTAGGTAATGAAAGTTACTTTGGTTAATTGCACGTGACATTATTCTTTATTGGAGtacgaaaataattttttggtaATATTACATTGTACAATAGACCACAACCATCCCTCAAGTTCTAAAACCATTCAGAATATATACACTATGCACTTGCGGAttagaattttaaaaaggaATTTAAAATGAGGGAAGGTAATCGGCGATGAGAAAGATAATGCAAAGGAAAAACAATTTTAGTCTAAATATCATGATTGCAAAGTTATTTTTCTAAGTGCTACATGATGTATTCCCAATGAACCATTATTAATTTGCTTTCTTTCCTGGCTATTTACATCCGTCTCCCCAACTACTGATTTGTTGTGGCTCCCAAATGTGCTTTTTACTGATAAGTAAAATACCAAATAATTGTGAATCCTAAAGACTCGAAACACATTTTCCACTATGGAACCTACTTGACCGCTAAGCCAAGGCTCCAATATTTCCCTTGAAGTATGTAGTCAACGTTTTTCTTTATGTcagttaaaattaaatttaatggTAGTGAGCAGTGGTCAACAACAACGTACCTagtgtaattccacaagtggagGATCCCTACCTTATGAAAGTAGTGAGATTGTTTTCAATATATTCCCCGCTCAAGTGAAGCATTTCATAGCAGGTATGGAAAGAGAATACAATAGTGAATAAAccatgatgaaaataatggagaaaaaaaattagcaataacaaataatatgataaccaAAACAAAGGAAACAACATGTAATAATAAATATCGAAGAGTAAGACAATAGGAGAGCAATAGTATAATACTAGTAAGGAAACTAGACAATGTTtgactacctactaaccttctaccttGATTATCGACCTTAAGCTGGAGGTctgtcatgtctaatcacctctccccaatatttcttcggcctacctctacTTTTCCTCAGACCCACCATGGCCAActtctcacacctcctcaccgGACATCTGTGAATCCCCTCTTCACATGCCCGAATCATCTCAACCTTGCTTCCCTCTTCTTGTCCACCACCACCATATAGGCCACTTCCACCTTGTGTTGAATATCTTCATTCTT
It contains:
- the LOC129894142 gene encoding MA3 DOMAIN-CONTAINING TRANSLATION REGULATORY FACTOR 1-like, yielding MASNEGFLTEGQREMLKTAPLNVDVLSSSPKSPTLKSPGAAAAKSSSVLLAEHHVKAPGGGKATTAGIAVRHVRRTHSGKHIRVKKDGAGGKGTWGRWLDTDGESHIDKNDPNYDSGEEPYELVGTAVSDPLDHYKKSVASIIEEYFSTGDVEVATSDLKELGSTEYHPYFIKRLVSMSMDRHDKEKEMASVLLSALYADVINPTQISRGFFMLVESADDLAVDIPDTVDILALFIARAVVDDILPPAFIARARKMLPESSKGIQVLQTAEKSYLSAPHHAELVERRWGGSTHFTVEEVKKRIADLLREYVESGDTAEACRCIRKLEVSFFYHEVVKRALVLAMEMQSAEPLILKLLKEAAEEGLISSSQMVKGFSRMAESIDDLSLDIPSAKTSFQSVVPRAISEGWLDASFLKALGEDGQANGPDDEKVKHYKKQIVNIIHEYFLSDDIPELIRSLEDFGAPEYNPIFLKKLITLAMDRKNKEKEMASVLLSALHIEIFSTEDIVNGFVMLLESAEDTALDILDASNELALFLARAVIDDVLAPLNLEEITNRLPPNCSSGAETVCMAQSLLSARHAGERILRCWGGGTGWAVEDAKDKIQKLLEEFESGGVISEACQCIRDIGMPFFNHEVVKKALVMAMEKKNDRMLDLLQECFNEGLITINQMTKGFGRIKDGLDDLALDIPNAKDKFAFYVEHAKGRGWLLPSFGLPDAS